One Sphaeramia orbicularis chromosome 21, fSphaOr1.1, whole genome shotgun sequence DNA window includes the following coding sequences:
- the LOC115412052 gene encoding olfactory receptor 6N2-like: MDIYLNVTYITVDGYVELHKYRFLYFVIMFTAFILAICSNFTIIIIIFVHKNLHEPMYIFIAALLWNSVVFSAVVYPKLLLDLLSDEQLISYPACLFQWFAYYTLGSSEFILLSVMAYDRYVSICKPLQYPLIMSKTKVTLFIALAWLVPASEIIVITAINANRKLCHFVFNGIICNSLVYRLHCVTSRALNIYGLFVFVNLDILPVLFILFSYTNIFIVSHRSGREVRKKAVQTCLPHLLVLINFSCFSAYDVLLLRMETEFSKTVRFIMTIQLILYHPLFNPVMYGLKMTEISKHLKRLFCLTRMI, from the coding sequence ATGGATATTTATCTAAATGTAACCTATATTACTGTTGATGGGTATGTGGAACTGCATAAATACAggtttctttattttgtcatCATGTTTACTGCATTTATTCTTGCCATCTGCAGTAATTTtactatcattatcattatcttcGTTCATAAAAACCTCCATGAGcctatgtacatttttattgctgCTTTGTTATGGAACTCTGTTGTTTTCAGTGCAGTGGTCTACCCAAAGCTTTTACTGGACCTCTTATCTGATGAACAGCTCATATCTTATCCAGCCTGTCTTTTTCAGTGGTTTGCATATTACACTTTAGGAAGTTCAGAGTTCATACTGTTGTCAGTCATGGCCTATGACAGgtatgtgtctatatgtaaaCCTCTGCAGTATCCGCTGATAATGAGTAAAACCAAAGTCACCCTTTTCATAGCTTTAGCTTGGCTTGTGCCTGCTAGTGAGATTATAGTGATAACTGCAATTAATGCCAATAGAAAACTCTGTCACTTTGTTTTTAACGGAATAATCTGTAACAGCCTCGTGTACAGACTCCACTGTGTTACATCAAGAGCATTAAATATATACGGGTTATTTGTTTTTGTGAATCTTGACATTTTGCCCGTGCTTTTTATCCTTTTTtcatacacaaatatatttatAGTGTCACATCGAAGCGGTCGAGAAGTCAGGAAAAAAGCAGTTCAGACGTGTTTACCCCACCTGCTGGTTTTAATCAACTTTTCCTGCTTCAGTGCTTATGATGTTCTACTACTACGAATGGAAACGGAGTTCTCAAAAACTGTACGTTTTATAATGACTATACAACTGATCTTGTATCATCCTCTGTTTAATCCAGTTATGTATGGACTAAAAATGACGGAAATCTCCAAACATCTCAAAAGGTTGTTCTGTCTGACCAGAATGATTTAA
- the LOC115412677 gene encoding olfactory receptor 4P4-like, which produces MDYNLTYITLDGYVEVYKYRYLYFVIMFTAYILIICSNSMIVHLICCHRNLHEPMYIYIAALLLNSLVYSTTVYPKILIDFLSEKQVISYPVCLFQWFTYYTLGGSEFWLLSVMAYDRYVSICKPLQYPLIMNKTKVTGFLALAWLVPFCQTIVPAGINANKKLCHFIFKGIMCNSLVYRLHCVTSRALNIYGLFVFVNLVILPVLFILFTYSRIFIITYRSGREVRKKALQTCLPHLLVLINFSCFSVYDVLLLRMETEFSKTVRFIMTLQVILYHPLFNPIIYGLKMTEISKHLKRLFCPAGMI; this is translated from the coding sequence ATGGATTATAATTTAACTTATATAACTCTTGATGGATATGTGGAGGTATACAAATACAGGTATTTGTATTTTGTGATCATGTTTACAGCATACATTTTAATAATTTGCTCTAATTCCATGATCGTGCATCTTATCTGCTGTCACCGAAACCTCCATGAGCCTATGTATATTTATATTGCAGCTTTGTTACTGAACTCACTAGTTTACAGCACAACTGTCTACCCAAAGATTTTGATAGACTTCTTATCTGAGAAACAGGTCATATCTTATCCTGTCTGTCTTTTCCAGTGGTTTACATATTACACTTTAGGAGGTTCAGAATTCTGGCTGTTGTCAGTCATGGCCTATGACAGGTATGTGTCCATATGTAAACCTCTGCAGTATCCGCTGATAATGAATAAAACCAAAGTCACAGGTTTCCTGGCTTTAGCCTGGCTTGTGCCTTTCTGTCAGACTATAGTTCCTGCTGGAATTAATGCCAACAAAAAACTCTGTCACTTTATTTTCAAAGGTATAATGTGCAACAGCCTCGTGTACAGACTCCATTGTGTTACTTCGAGAGCATTGAATATATACGGgttatttgtttttgtaaatctCGTCATTCTCCCTGTGCTTTTCATACTTTTTACATACTCTAGGATATTCATCATAACGTATCGAAGCGGTCGAGAAGTCAGGAAAAAAGCTCTTCAGACCTGTTTACCCCACCTGCTGGTTTTAATCAACTTTTCCTGTTTCAGTGTTTACGATGTTCTTCTACTACGAATGGAAACGGAGTTCTCGAAAACTGTACGTTTTATAATGACTTTACAAGTGATTTTGTATCATCCTCTGTTTAATCCAATTATATATGgattaaaaatgactgaaatctCTAAACATCTCAAGAGGTTGTTCTGTCCAGCTGGAATGATTTAA